A window of the Paraburkholderia sp. ZP32-5 genome harbors these coding sequences:
- a CDS encoding heavy metal-binding domain-containing protein — MGIWSSLFGGSNSPTQQSRPDQPFFDAQGVPNLLHERLEQAKAGTLPWISTLTAPELALARSHGVRMIAPLAATCWMHYGFSWTEGHKQGWNTAQQRLQAEAAALGANAVIDVKMISLDLALESSMDYSLVGTAVRIAGLPPSPAPILSTVPALEFVQLLEAGIVPVGLAVGARFAWSKDNLDFRTDQSWRNGAMKQTTSFWESIRRDAHHDLRADTARQGRGVLAQLNFSQIFRCDYENPTRYNYLGRHIVMGTVVDGEPAGTIHHPVEWVLDLSDRPDLIRTTSVHHNSLKDGI, encoded by the coding sequence ATGGGAATCTGGTCTTCGTTATTCGGCGGCAGCAACTCCCCGACGCAGCAGAGCCGCCCCGATCAACCGTTCTTCGACGCGCAAGGCGTGCCGAACCTGTTGCATGAGCGTCTCGAACAGGCGAAAGCCGGCACGCTGCCGTGGATATCCACGCTCACGGCGCCCGAACTCGCGCTCGCCCGCTCGCATGGCGTCCGGATGATCGCGCCGCTCGCGGCCACCTGCTGGATGCACTACGGCTTTTCATGGACCGAGGGGCACAAGCAGGGCTGGAATACCGCCCAGCAGCGCCTTCAGGCTGAAGCCGCGGCGCTCGGCGCGAACGCCGTCATCGACGTGAAGATGATCTCGCTCGATCTGGCGCTCGAAAGCAGCATGGACTATTCGCTGGTCGGCACGGCGGTGCGAATCGCGGGCCTGCCGCCGAGCCCCGCGCCGATCCTGTCGACCGTGCCGGCGCTCGAATTCGTGCAACTGCTCGAGGCCGGCATCGTGCCCGTCGGGCTCGCCGTCGGCGCGCGTTTTGCCTGGAGCAAAGACAATCTCGACTTTCGTACCGACCAATCCTGGCGCAACGGCGCGATGAAGCAGACCACTTCATTCTGGGAAAGTATCCGTCGCGACGCACATCACGATCTGCGCGCGGACACGGCACGGCAGGGGCGCGGCGTGCTCGCGCAGCTGAACTTCAGCCAGATATTCCGGTGTGACTACGAAAATCCGACCCGCTACAACTACCTCGGACGCCACATCGTCATGGGTACGGTCGTGGACGGCGAGCCGGCCGGCACGATCCATCACCCGGTCGAATGGGTGCTCGATCTGAGCGACCGCCCGGATCTGATCCGGACGACTTCAGTGCACCACAACTCATTGAAAGACGGTATCTGA
- a CDS encoding toxic anion resistance protein, with product MSDPQQPTSQPLDLSAFASLAVPETTENPPSASGSDTPDLPAGTATPTEIAAPMPAFERLVDLSTLPAELQTRAHQLAASIRFEDTTSTLTFIEHTLQPIAQVSRQLLADTTVGNAGEVGLIAAAVIDGIRILRIDELQAEAHKTAPKAASLLGKVMGLGKLAHDAVQSFTENRKKFLTLMDAEEARARKAKADLMTTVQLLDDQSQAVRQGVGNLTIAIAAAQLALDRGVQEAEELRQVALRSNTSGDAAIAMDRRNTLANFRGQTADMREAMVSAATLIPLIASNRKAAVTRISQLNSGILLTLPRLMAVASQAAVEADVRRGGQEKEKLDEANRRITEIAGRAAHDAAISAARSLQGDDRNLEALSALAEQTISTMQEVLKIEQDAVDEDRRREQELVRVRDRLVSGMRGVQQTALASPVRGA from the coding sequence ATGAGTGATCCACAGCAGCCGACCTCCCAGCCGCTCGATCTGAGCGCGTTCGCGTCGCTGGCGGTACCGGAGACGACTGAAAATCCGCCGTCCGCATCCGGCTCGGATACCCCCGATCTGCCGGCCGGGACGGCAACACCGACCGAAATCGCGGCGCCCATGCCGGCTTTCGAACGGCTTGTCGATCTGAGTACGCTGCCGGCCGAGCTGCAAACCCGCGCGCACCAGCTTGCCGCGTCGATCCGTTTTGAGGACACGACCTCGACGCTGACCTTCATCGAACATACGCTGCAGCCGATCGCGCAGGTCTCGCGCCAACTGCTCGCCGATACCACGGTCGGCAATGCGGGCGAAGTCGGGCTGATCGCCGCCGCCGTGATCGACGGCATCAGGATCCTGCGTATCGACGAACTCCAGGCCGAAGCGCACAAGACCGCGCCGAAAGCGGCCAGCCTGCTCGGCAAGGTGATGGGCCTCGGCAAGCTCGCGCATGACGCGGTCCAGTCCTTCACGGAGAACCGCAAGAAGTTTCTGACGCTGATGGACGCGGAAGAGGCCCGGGCTCGCAAGGCGAAGGCGGATCTGATGACCACCGTGCAGTTGCTCGACGATCAGAGCCAGGCCGTGCGTCAGGGCGTCGGCAATCTGACGATCGCGATCGCCGCCGCGCAACTCGCGCTGGATCGCGGCGTGCAGGAAGCGGAGGAACTGCGTCAGGTCGCATTGCGCTCGAATACTTCGGGCGATGCCGCGATCGCGATGGACCGCCGCAACACGCTGGCAAATTTCCGCGGCCAGACCGCCGATATGCGCGAAGCAATGGTGTCCGCCGCGACGCTGATTCCGCTGATCGCGTCGAACCGCAAGGCGGCGGTGACGCGCATCTCGCAACTGAACAGCGGCATTCTGCTGACGCTGCCACGTCTGATGGCGGTGGCGTCGCAGGCGGCCGTCGAGGCAGACGTGCGACGCGGCGGGCAGGAAAAGGAAAAGCTGGACGAAGCGAACCGCCGGATCACCGAGATCGCCGGCCGCGCCGCGCACGACGCCGCCATCTCCGCCGCGCGCAGCCTGCAAGGCGACGACCGTAACCTCGAGGCGCTGTCCGCGCTCGCCGAACAGACGATCTCGACCATGCAGGAAGTGCTCAAGATCGAGCAGGACGCGGTCGACGAAGACCGTCGGCGTGAGCAGGAGCTCGTGCGCGTGCGCGATCGCCTCGTGTCCGGGATGCGTGGCGTGCAGCAAACCGCGCTCGCCAGCCCGGTCCGCGGCGCCTGA